In a genomic window of Myxococcales bacterium:
- a CDS encoding transcriptional regulator — protein MPKSREVVGRRADSQQLVRQWALLRLLAASGRAFGVRELAEQLGVSKATIERDLATLERDFALIEEEAGRQKKVYRLDQQVRALESLTFGTTELLALHAALAGLAGLGGTPIHDDLRALALKLRGFLSPRHNGGLDALARVFASHARGYVDHGGQQELIDQLTDAIARRRRCTLTYHAAWQGTTRRHAARPLRLIWHRSALYLLACLGEHERITTLAVQRIAALEIGREPFPAPRVDVDEHARRAFGIFVSDAEEDVEIVFDQSIAWRLEERTFHPDERKARDRDGRLRYRVRSSAQWEIVPWVLGFGPLAELVAPASWRAAIAQSLADSAARYPTPPAT, from the coding sequence GTGCCGAAGTCGAGAGAGGTCGTCGGACGACGTGCGGATTCGCAGCAGCTGGTGCGGCAGTGGGCGCTCTTGCGGCTGCTGGCGGCGTCGGGCCGGGCGTTCGGCGTGCGCGAGCTGGCCGAGCAGCTCGGCGTCAGCAAGGCGACGATCGAGCGCGACCTGGCCACGCTCGAGCGCGACTTCGCGCTGATCGAGGAGGAGGCCGGGCGCCAGAAGAAGGTCTATCGGCTCGATCAGCAGGTGCGCGCGCTCGAGAGCCTGACCTTCGGCACCACCGAGCTGCTGGCGCTGCACGCGGCGCTGGCCGGCCTGGCGGGCCTGGGCGGCACGCCGATCCACGACGATCTGCGCGCGCTCGCGCTCAAGCTGCGCGGGTTCCTGAGCCCGCGCCACAACGGCGGGCTCGACGCGCTGGCCCGGGTGTTCGCGAGCCACGCCCGCGGCTACGTCGACCACGGCGGCCAGCAGGAGCTGATCGATCAGCTGACCGACGCGATCGCCCGCCGCCGCCGCTGCACGCTCACCTACCACGCGGCCTGGCAGGGCACGACCCGGCGCCACGCGGCCCGGCCGCTGCGCCTGATCTGGCACCGCTCGGCGCTGTACCTGCTGGCGTGCCTGGGCGAGCACGAACGCATCACGACGCTGGCGGTGCAGCGCATCGCCGCGCTCGAGATCGGCCGCGAGCCGTTCCCCGCGCCGCGGGTCGACGTCGACGAGCACGCCCGGCGCGCGTTCGGCATCTTCGTCAGCGACGCCGAGGAGGACGTCGAGATCGTCTTCGACCAGAGCATCGCGTGGCGGCTCGAGGAGCGCACGTTCCACCCCGACGAGCGCAAGGCCCGCGACCGCGACGGCCGGCTGCGCTACCGCGTGCGCTCGAGCGCGCAGTGGGAGATCGTGCCGTGGGTGCTGGGCTTCGGCCCGCTGGCCGAGCTGGTCGCGCCGGCGAGCTGGCGCGCGGCGATCGCGCAGTCGCTGGCCGACTCCGCGGCGCGCTATCCGACCCCGCCGGCTACGTGA